From the genome of Corallococcus macrosporus DSM 14697:
CATAGAGGCCCGGGTGGCCGTGCACCTCGCCGTCCGGGGTGAGCACGCCATACGCGGGCTCCTCCGCCATGGTGCAGCCGCCCAGGTTGTGGACGGACACCGGGATGTGCAGCCGCTCCCACAAGGGGTTGAACACGGCGCGCGCGCCGAGCGCCCGGGCGATGTCCTGGCAGAGCTGCTCCTGCGTCCGGTACAGCGGCAGGTTGGACGGCACGTCCCAGCGCACCTCCATGTCACCGGAGAGGGGCCGCAGCGCCAGCCGCCCGTTGGCGCGATCCCGCCCCATGGCGAGGAACACGGCCTGGAAGCGGCCTTTCTGCTTCTGGAGGTCCGACTCGCTGGGGGAGCGCCGGCGCAGCGCTCGCACCAGCTCCTTCTGGAGCAGGTCCGCGGGGACACGCAAGTCCCGGCCCAGGTCCAGCACCTGGAGCAGCCCCGCCGCCTGTCCTGGGTGGCCGCCCTCCTGGAACAGGAACCACGTCTTGTCCTTCCCCTGCCCCTGGTCCACCACCAGGCTGGTGGTGATGGTGGGGCCCTCCGCCGGATCCCACACCTCGCGCGTGTCGAAGGCGAAGGCCAGGAAGTCCCCATTGGCGGAATAACGGCAGCCCAGCCGGTCGCTGATGCGCGGCAGCGTGCCCCACTGGTCGCGGCAGCGCAGCAGCAGCTCGGTGGTGTTCACCGTGCCGGCGCACAGGAAGACGCGGCGGGCGTCCACCGTGCGGGGTGCGCCGTCCGCGGCGTGGTCGGTGTACGTGACGCGGTAGCCGGCGGAGGACAGAGGCTCGATGCGCGTGGCCTCGGCCTGGGTGGTCATCTCCGCGCCGTTCTGTTCGGCGACGGCCAGGTAGTTCAGGTCCAGCGTGTTCTTCGCGCGGACGTTGCAGCCGATGTCACATTCGCCGCAGCCGTTGCAGCCCTCCTGGGGCACGCCGAACTTGTTGGGCATGGGCTCGCCGCGAGAGGCGAAGCGAACGGCGAGGTCCGGGTAGAAGAACTGCTGTTCGCGGCCGAGCTTGCGCGCGACCTCACGCATCCGCTGGGTCTTGGTGGGCAGGTCGCGCCCGGACGCGGTGATGGGCTGGAGGTCCAGCATGTACGCGACCAGGTCGCAGTACGGGTCCAGCGCGGCGCGGCTGTAGCCCTCTGGCCAGTCGGAGTCGAACGTCTCCGCGGGCGGGCGCAGGTGGACATTGGCGTAGATGAGCGAGCCGCCGCCGTACCCCGCGGCCTGGACGATGCTCATCCCAGGCAGCAGCT
Proteins encoded in this window:
- a CDS encoding GMC oxidoreductase: MAPTYDALVIGTGFGGAVAACRLAQAGLSVRVLERGLRYPKGSFPRDWSNPFNGWLWRYGQGLFDVKLLPGMSIVQAAGYGGGSLIYANVHLRPPAETFDSDWPEGYSRAALDPYCDLVAYMLDLQPITASGRDLPTKTQRMREVARKLGREQQFFYPDLAVRFASRGEPMPNKFGVPQEGCNGCGECDIGCNVRAKNTLDLNYLAVAEQNGAEMTTQAEATRIEPLSSAGYRVTYTDHAADGAPRTVDARRVFLCAGTVNTTELLLRCRDQWGTLPRISDRLGCRYSANGDFLAFAFDTREVWDPAEGPTITTSLVVDQGQGKDKTWFLFQEGGHPGQAAGLLQVLDLGRDLRVPADLLQKELVRALRRRSPSESDLQKQKGRFQAVFLAMGRDRANGRLALRPLSGDMEVRWDVPSNLPLYRTQEQLCQDIARALGARAVFNPLWERLHIPVSVHNLGGCTMAEEPAYGVLTPDGEVHGHPGLYVLDGAALPASTGVNPSSTIAAVAERNVEAAIREALGHPGWTAPERAGTPSGRAAAEPFRASMRMSTRVAPPKVVPREDPMRSVVIPEGGTVLSPTPVVGLRFTERMRGFIHPGHEPVTDYAGAEHEGKSQGRGAEFTLTITLTNLDRFLAEKAHAGIAQGTVHVHGLTPPGGAEVERGVFNLFVDTDSYYERRMLYLLPFTGLDGEQYLLDGYKHVRDDDGFDMWADTSTLYTVIRRGGDRGSPAVASGIIRLGMPDFLQQLTTFAVLGTTSPVAKAHALKRFGSMFMGNLWDVFARTKLE